The Breoghania sp. genome has a segment encoding these proteins:
- a CDS encoding N-acetylmuramoyl-L-alanine amidase, whose protein sequence is MIADTRLACECLASPNHGERKGALDMVLLHYTGMASAQAALERLCDPQAEVSAHYLVHEDGRIVQMVPEARRAWHAGKAFWAGESDINSRSIGIEIVNPGHEYGYVDFPDAQIDAVTALCLDVVERHAIAPERVLAHSDVAPGRKVDPGERFPWARLAASGVGHWVKPAPVVSGRFFQQGAIGQPVEAFQTMLALYGYGVDVNGVYDEKTAQVVEAFQRHFRPERVDGVADASTITTLHQLLSLLKA, encoded by the coding sequence ATGATTGCCGATACCCGCCTGGCATGCGAGTGTCTCGCCTCGCCCAATCATGGTGAGCGCAAGGGGGCGCTCGACATGGTGCTGCTGCACTATACGGGCATGGCAAGCGCGCAGGCTGCGCTGGAACGGCTGTGCGACCCGCAGGCCGAGGTTTCGGCGCATTATCTCGTCCATGAGGACGGGCGGATCGTCCAGATGGTGCCGGAGGCGCGGCGTGCCTGGCATGCGGGCAAGGCTTTCTGGGCGGGCGAAAGCGACATCAATTCCCGTTCCATCGGCATCGAGATCGTCAATCCCGGTCATGAATATGGTTATGTGGATTTCCCTGACGCGCAGATCGATGCGGTGACGGCGCTGTGTCTCGATGTCGTCGAGCGCCACGCCATCGCGCCGGAGCGGGTGCTCGCCCATTCCGATGTGGCGCCGGGGCGCAAGGTCGATCCGGGAGAGCGGTTTCCCTGGGCGCGGCTTGCCGCTTCCGGCGTAGGCCACTGGGTGAAGCCCGCACCCGTCGTCTCGGGCCGCTTCTTCCAGCAAGGCGCAATCGGTCAGCCGGTGGAGGCCTTCCAGACCATGCTGGCGCTCTATGGGTACGGTGTGGACGTCAATGGCGTCTATGACGAAAAGACAGCTCAGGTTGTCGAGGCCTTCCAGCGTCACTTTCGGCCCGAGCGCGTTGATGGCGTTGCCGATGCCTCCACCATCACCACGCTTCATCAGCTGCTCTCGCTGCTCAAGGCCTGA
- a CDS encoding transglycosylase SLT domain-containing protein translates to MNGRALLVALVVAAGAISMISPAAAGNNPLAALRAYEAKFGKDADAGAQTTKTGAKVTKAKASATRGVKYSTLIASAARKHGVPVDLAKAVVRVESNFNARARGSAGEVGLMQIKPATARGIGYRGPIKALYDPATNLEWGMRYLAKAHELADGDTCGTILRYNAGHYARRMNPVSKRYCTRVLSLMGDLV, encoded by the coding sequence ATGAACGGACGTGCACTGTTAGTTGCTCTGGTCGTGGCGGCGGGGGCCATCTCGATGATTTCTCCGGCAGCCGCCGGAAACAATCCGCTGGCTGCGCTTCGCGCCTATGAAGCCAAGTTTGGCAAGGATGCGGATGCGGGAGCGCAAACCACGAAGACTGGTGCGAAGGTCACCAAGGCCAAGGCGAGCGCCACAAGGGGCGTGAAGTACTCCACCCTGATCGCTTCCGCGGCGCGCAAGCATGGCGTTCCTGTCGATCTGGCCAAGGCGGTCGTGAGGGTTGAGAGCAACTTCAATGCGCGTGCGCGCGGCAGTGCCGGCGAAGTGGGGCTCATGCAGATCAAGCCGGCGACGGCACGCGGCATCGGCTATCGCGGTCCCATCAAGGCGCTCTATGATCCGGCGACCAATCTTGAATGGGGCATGCGGTATCTGGCCAAGGCGCACGAGCTTGCCGACGGCGACACCTGCGGCACCATCCTGCGTTACAATGCCGGGCACTATGCACGGCGCATGAATCCTGTCAGCAAGCGCTATTGCACACGGGTTCTCTCCCTGATGGGCGATCTCGTCTGA
- the mraZ gene encoding division/cell wall cluster transcriptional repressor MraZ — protein sequence MADFVSNFTNRLDAKGRVSVPAPFRAALSREGYEGVYCFPSAHLPAVDAGGMALMGEIQKRVDSFTTLTPDHDFVSMALFGVSENLKLDSDGRVILPETLRTHAGITDQVTFVGQGYKFQMWNPERFAEHRAEALKRALAVLSAPQQPPASGSAQ from the coding sequence ATGGCCGACTTCGTGTCAAACTTCACAAACCGGCTGGACGCCAAGGGGCGGGTTTCCGTTCCCGCGCCCTTTCGCGCCGCGCTTTCCCGCGAGGGCTACGAGGGGGTCTATTGCTTTCCCTCTGCGCATCTTCCCGCCGTCGATGCCGGTGGGATGGCGCTGATGGGCGAGATCCAGAAGCGCGTCGACAGTTTTACCACCCTGACACCGGACCACGATTTCGTTTCCATGGCTCTATTTGGCGTAAGCGAGAACCTGAAGCTGGACAGCGACGGGCGGGTCATCCTGCCGGAAACCCTGCGCACGCATGCCGGTATCACCGATCAGGTGACCTTCGTGGGGCAGGGCTACAAATTCCAGATGTGGAACCCGGAACGTTTCGCGGAGCATCGCGCGGAGGCGCTCAAGCGCGCGCTTGCGGTGCTTTCCGCGCCCCAGCAGCCGCCCGCTTCGGGGAGTGCGCAGTGA